The genomic DNA TCTATCTTTGCAACCCCAGAGCCATAAATTTTAAGCTTCATTGAGATTTGTGTCTCTTTTGTATTTCTAGTTAGCTCTAAAATTTCTTCTCTCACGCCCTAACCTCTTACTATAAATGCACCTTGGAATTTACCGCTTCTTGCATAATCCCTGGCCTCGTCCTCACTTCTAAAGCCATTTAAAAATACTCTATAAATGGTAGATCCATCTATAGTAAATGTCTTAACTACTGACTTGTAACCATCTATGCTTTGATGCTCTCTTTGATATCTGTTTGCGCCCTCAAGGTTTTTAAATGAGCCAATTTGCACCATAAAATCTCCACCTACGACCCGTTGCTCTGACGAAATAATAATGCCTCCAGTTGGAGCTGTCGGAGAGACTGGATTTGGCACTTTTATACCAGTACTTGTTGGTTTTGTTTGGGTATTAATGCTAGCAACAGCATTTATATCTTCATTAAAGCCTATGACTTCCATACTGACCGGAGCTGTGCCTGTACCGATAATATCAAGTTTAGTTGCAGCCGCCTTTGAAAGGTCTAAAACTCTATCAGCCACAAAAGGTCCACGATCGTTTACACGCACAATGACGCTTTTTTGATTTCTTAAATTTGTTACTTTAAGGATCGTATTCATCGGCAAAGTTTTGTGTGCTGCGGTCATGTTGTACATATTATAAATTTCGCCGTTTGAGGTTGTTTTACCATGAAAATTTGGACCATACCAGCTCGCTGTGCCACTTGCCCTATCACCCACACTTACAACGGTTGGGTAGTATGTTTTGCCATTTATCGTGTAAGGTCTCATTGTTGCTTTTTGGATAGAAGCTGAATTGTTGCCCTTTACATTAGTTGGACCACTTGGTGTAAACGGTGCCCCGTTCCAAGAGCAACCGGTAACTAGAAGAGTAAAACTTAGTCCTATATAAAATTTTAGGCTCTTATGGTATGACAATATTTGCTCCAACATTTAAATTTGAACTAGCAAAAGAATTTGCATCTTTTAAATCTTTTTCGCTCACATTAAATTTCTTAGATAAAGAAGCTATCGTATCACCAGTTTGAACTATATAGTTTTGAGATTTATTTTGGGCAGAAAATGGAATAATTAGTTTTTGATTATAGCTTACGGCATTTGTGCTAAGCTCGTTGTAGTCCTTGATCGCTCTATGACTAACACCCGTTTTTTTAGAGATAGAAAGTAGTGTTTCGCCTTTTTTTACGACATAGGCATAAAAATTATTTTTACCATTAAATGGCTTGAAATTTTCTGCAAAAAGTTGTTTTTTGTTTTCAGGGATATAAACATAATAATCTTTTAAGGTTGGTGGAGTAAATACAAATTTTAAATGCGGGTTGTTATTTTTCATCTTTTTTGTACTAAGACCGATACTATCGCCTATTTGAGCTAAATTTGTACCGCCAGGTACTTTTACTTTTACAAGCTTTAGTCCTCCGTTTATGTTTAACAAAGATGAATCTTTAGACATCAAGAAGTCTGCGTCTTTTGCGGTATATGCTGCTCTTAAAATTTTAATAACAAAATTTCTAGTTTCGGCTGGAAGGTATTTTTTCTCTGCGTCAAGAAGCGTTACAAGGTCATCTGTACCAGCTTTTTGTATAGCTCTTTTTAACGCACCATCGCCGCAGTTATAGGCCATAGCTGCTAGATACCACTTGCCAAATTGATTTTTAAGCGACTTTAGATAATTTGTTGCTGCAATAGTAGACTCTACTGGATCTTTTCTCTCATCGACATACTGTCCTACCTTTAGACCATGCAGTCTAGCCGTTTGCTCCATAAACTGCCACATACCAGTAGCTTTTGCGTTTGATACTGTGTGATTTGAAAAGCCTGATTCTATCATAGCTAGATAAAAGAATGACTCAGGTACGCCGGATTTTTTGATCTGCTCTTTTACCATCGGTATATACATATAACCATTTTTTAGAGCTTCTGTAAATGTTTCAAGTTGTGATTGTTTGATACCTTGTCTCATCTTTGCATAGTGAGAAGTCTTCATAAAGCTAGCGTCAATATCCAGCTCTTTTAAAATTTTTACCTGAGTATCGTATGAGCTTTTTTCAGGGGTATTTGCCAGTAGCAAGGTACTACATGCAAACATTAAAAATATTTTAAGCATTGCTTTCATTTCTATCCTTTTTTCGTGTCAAAACTTAAGATGCTAGCATCTTAAACAAGTGCAACGCCCAAAATTTAAGCAAAGCACTTAAACAACCTTTTGGCATTATTTGAAGTTTTTTCACAAACAACTTCAGATTCAAGGTTTAAAATTTCAGCTATCTTTTTAGCAACAAATGTCGTAAACGCCGGCTCATTTCTCTTGCCACGATTTGGTTCTGGCGTGAGATAAGGAGCGTCAGTTTCAATAACTATCCTATCAAATGGGATTTTTGGCAAAATCTCGACTAAATTTTTAGCATTTTTAAATGTTAAAACACCGCCTATGCCAAAGTAAAAATTCCCAAATTTACAAAGCTCTAAAAGAAGTGGCGAAGCATTATAACAGTGCAAAATCGCTCCAGCTTCAAACTTTGGTGCATACTCTTTTAAGATATTAAAAGAGTCCTCATTAGCCTCCCTAATATGAAGAATAACGGGTTTTTTTAACTCAACAGCTAAATCAAGTTGAGCTAAAAAAATACGTTTTTGATCCTCTTTTTCTTTTATCTTTTCATTTTCATCTTTTGGTAAGCGAAAGTAGTCTAGACCACATTCACCAATCGCCACACACTTTTCATCTTTAGCAAAATTTCTTAAAATTTTAATATCAAAACTCTCTTTATCATATGGATGAACTCCGGCGGCAAAGAAAATATCAGAATTTTCATGTGCTATTTTAGCCGCTTTTGGTAAATCATTGATATCAGCTCCCGGGATAATAAAGCCTTTTAACCCTAAATTTCTAGCTTCATCTAAAATTTTATCAAGGTCAGGATCATAAACTTTACTATCTAAATGACAATGCGTATCTATAATCATAAAGCTATTTCTACTCTGTTTCTACCATTTTCTTTTGCGGTGTAAAGTGCTGAATCGCAAGCCTCAAGCATATCGTCTATCTCGCAATGCCCATTGCCAAAAGATACACCTATTGATATAGTAACTTTTACTTTTTCCTTTTTTATAGTTACTTCATTTTCAGCCACTTTGGCTCGTAAATTTACAAAAAATTTAACAGCTTCTTCTTGGCTTATCTTTTTAAGCACAACGCAAAATTCTTCGCCGCCAAATCTAGCAACAATATCACTTCCTTTTGTATTGTCATTTAAAATTTTTGCGATTGATTTTAGTATCCTGTCTCCCCCATCATTGCCATATGTATCATTTATCTTCTTAAAATAATCAATATCAATCATTGCAAAAGCATAAGGCTCATTGGTCTCTTCAGCTGCTTGGACATACTCTTCCACGTCAGAATAAAAAAATCTTCTATTATAAACTCCGGTTAAGAAGTCGCGATTTGCAAAATTTGCTATCTTGTTTATATTTTCCATCGCTTCGATCGTATTATTAACACGGCATATTAGCTCTTCTTTTGAAAATGGTTTTGCTATAAAATCGCTCGCACCATTTTTTAAGAATATTGATGCGTCAGTCTTTTCGCTAGGAGATGTCATAACGATTACGCCAAGACTATTTTTATCTTTTTCTTTTCTAACCTCTTTTAAAACCTCAAGGCCATCTTTTACCGGCATTCTATAATCAGTTATTATAAGATTTATATCAGGATTATCTGCAAAATAATTCATCGCCTCTTCGCCGTGAGCCGCAGCCAAAACTTTAAACTGAAGGCTAGTTAATATCTTTTTTATCATATTTCTAAAAGGAAGTGAATCTTCAACAACCAAAACCTTGTATTGTCTATTTTTGCTCAGTCTATTTATCATTTGGAAGATATAGTTGATATCGTCCATATTTCCTTTATAAACATAATCCACAATATCTTTATTTATAAAATTTTGCCTTGTTTCATCATCAATGCTACCTGTTAAAACAATAGCTGAAAGCCCTTTGGAAAGTGCATAATCAACGATCTCGCCATTTGGAGCATCTGGCAAATTTAAATCCAAAATAGTCATAAAATAATCTTTATCATGCTCATTAATTAGCATTTGAGCCTCGGCAAAACTATATGCAACATCAATTGCCATCTCATCAATAGTCTTTTCCATTTGCATAACAATCAGCTT from Campylobacter concisus includes the following:
- a CDS encoding TatD family hydrolase, translating into MIIDTHCHLDSKVYDPDLDKILDEARNLGLKGFIIPGADINDLPKAAKIAHENSDIFFAAGVHPYDKESFDIKILRNFAKDEKCVAIGECGLDYFRLPKDENEKIKEKEDQKRIFLAQLDLAVELKKPVILHIREANEDSFNILKEYAPKFEAGAILHCYNASPLLLELCKFGNFYFGIGGVLTFKNAKNLVEILPKIPFDRIVIETDAPYLTPEPNRGKRNEPAFTTFVAKKIAEILNLESEVVCEKTSNNAKRLFKCFA
- a CDS encoding lytic transglycosylase domain-containing protein, producing MKAMLKIFLMFACSTLLLANTPEKSSYDTQVKILKELDIDASFMKTSHYAKMRQGIKQSQLETFTEALKNGYMYIPMVKEQIKKSGVPESFFYLAMIESGFSNHTVSNAKATGMWQFMEQTARLHGLKVGQYVDERKDPVESTIAATNYLKSLKNQFGKWYLAAMAYNCGDGALKRAIQKAGTDDLVTLLDAEKKYLPAETRNFVIKILRAAYTAKDADFLMSKDSSLLNINGGLKLVKVKVPGGTNLAQIGDSIGLSTKKMKNNNPHLKFVFTPPTLKDYYVYIPENKKQLFAENFKPFNGKNNFYAYVVKKGETLLSISKKTGVSHRAIKDYNELSTNAVSYNQKLIIPFSAQNKSQNYIVQTGDTIASLSKKFNVSEKDLKDANSFASSNLNVGANIVIP
- a CDS encoding diguanylate cyclase, with the protein product MERILVVDDNKALAKLIVMQMEKTIDEMAIDVAYSFAEAQMLINEHDKDYFMTILDLNLPDAPNGEIVDYALSKGLSAIVLTGSIDDETRQNFINKDIVDYVYKGNMDDINYIFQMINRLSKNRQYKVLVVEDSLPFRNMIKKILTSLQFKVLAAAHGEEAMNYFADNPDINLIITDYRMPVKDGLEVLKEVRKEKDKNSLGVIVMTSPSEKTDASIFLKNGASDFIAKPFSKEELICRVNNTIEAMENINKIANFANRDFLTGVYNRRFFYSDVEEYVQAAEETNEPYAFAMIDIDYFKKINDTYGNDGGDRILKSIAKILNDNTKGSDIVARFGGEEFCVVLKKISQEEAVKFFVNLRAKVAENEVTIKKEKVKVTISIGVSFGNGHCEIDDMLEACDSALYTAKENGRNRVEIAL